A genomic stretch from Aedes albopictus strain Foshan chromosome 2, AalbF5, whole genome shotgun sequence includes:
- the LOC109398299 gene encoding uncharacterized protein LOC109398299 isoform X5 — protein MSLLRRSSSFLGKVASIPGLPVRGNDRFGKALCTVPAVSVRVLARHYWRRTRSSTYPKGAAPRHLVISSAAASALEARSVTRGNPWSPPLSSVAVVVGRSIATMVDPAALGLTEDDVELIVKRYLQEKRDKYNAKFRVLSYHVKRLSEEPIGYLGDHYFLNVVLREKMVHYSAEEEEYAEEEYLSFFLKILPEQVPKLADYVREMGCFRKEIQLYTHLIPRLQDVTIGTKPFAPRAYLTKDEKLLVFENLKAEGYRMLENNKSLLDFAHLEVALKTVAKLHAASLVLEERTKQPIAKLYSGHLNENVYIDDETYVRKTNLDNAIKALCELIKRIDKYKNSDKLDYILGKFPEVIRRIYDFARPSTEYRNVFNHGDLWNNNLMFKYDEPEKTAPNSDPVPVTAVLVDYQFSRLAPPAYDVMSLIMISTLSSFRNKHLEEWKNIYYDELGSLLAQHLCDSIHPVEDLLPRAEFDESCREYHLAGLIESCMYFHWPPTPDCYEIANGADWFDESRKPEVFVRASLNGFERYEDYRVRISDMIMQIVDGYVLGDE, from the exons ACTTATCCAAAAGGTGCAGCTCCGAGGCATCTCGTTATCAGTTCAGCGGCAGCTTCCGCGCTCGAAGCACGTTCCGTCACCCGTGGTAACCCGTGGTCGCCGCCGTTATCATCCGTCGCCGTTGTTGTTGGTAGGTCAATTGCAACCATGGTGGATCCCGCCGCGCTCGGTCTAACCGAGGACGACGTCGAGCTGATTGTGAAGCGCTATCTCCAGGAGAAACGTGACAAGTATAACGCAAAATTCCGTGTGCTATCGTATCATGTGAAGCGATTGAGCGAAGAACCGATTGGGTATCTTGGGGATCATTACTTCCTGAATGTGGTATTGCGCGAAAAAATGGTGCATTATTCGGCAGAAGAGGAAGAATACGCGGAGGAAGAATATCTCAGtttctttttgaaaattctaCCAGAGCAGGTGCCCAAATTGGCGGACTACGTGCGGGAAATGGGTTGTTTCAGGAAAGAAATTCAACTTTACACCCATCTTATTCCGAGACTTCAGGACGTTACGATAGGGACAAAACCTTTCGCGCCCAGAGCCTATCTCACAAAGGACGAAAAGTTGCTCGTCTTTGAGAACCTTAAGGCCGAAGGTTACCGTATGTTAGAGAACAATAAGAGTTTGTTAGATTTTGCCCACTTGGAAGTGGCCCTCAAAACCGTAGCCAAATTGCATGCTGCTTCCCTGGTGCTGGAAGAACGAACCAAACAGCCCATCGCGAAGCTCTATTCGGGACATTTGAACGAGAACGTCTACATCGATGACGAGACGTACGTCCGCAAAACGAACCTCGACAATGCCATCAAAGCGCTGTGCGAGCTCATAAAGCGCATCGACAAATACAAAAACTCCGACAAGCTGGACTACATCCTCGGAAAGTTTCCGGAGGTGATTAGGAGAATTTACGACTTTGCCCGACCGTCGACAGAGTACCGGAACGTCTTCAACCACGGCGATTTGTGGAACAACAATCTGATGTTCAAGTACGACGAGCCGGAGAAAACCGCACCGAACAGCGATCCAG TGCCCGTGACCGCTGTGCTCGTCGACTATCAGTTCTCTCGTCTCGCGCCGCCGGCGTACGATGTGATGTCGCTTATCATGATATCAACGCTTAGCTCGTTCCGCAACAAACATCTCGAGGAGTGGAAGAACATTTACTACGACGAACTGGGCTCTCTGCTAGCGCAGCATCTGTGCGATTCGATCCATCCCGTGGAGGACCTGCTGCCACGGGCGGAATTCGACGAATCGTGCCGCGAGTACCATCTGGCGGGACTGATCGAAAGTTGTATGTACTTCCATTGGCCGCCGACGCCCGATTGCTACGAGATTGCCAACGGGGCCGACTGGTTCGACGAGTCCCGGAAGCCGGAGGTTTTTGTAAGGGCTAGCTTAAATGGGTTCGAACGGTACGAGGACTACCGAGTTCGGATAAGTGATATGATAATGCAAATTGTTGATGGGTATGTGCTGGGGGATGAATAG
- the LOC109398299 gene encoding uncharacterized protein LOC109398299 isoform X4, whose protein sequence is MSLLRRSSSFLGSKVASIPGLPVRGNDRFGKALCTVPAVSVRVLARHYWRRTRSSTYPKGAAPRHLVISSAAASALEARSVTRGNPWSPPLSSVAVVVGRSIATMVDPAALGLTEDDVELIVKRYLQEKRDKYNAKFRVLSYHVKRLSEEPIGYLGDHYFLNVVLREKMVHYSAEEEEYAEEEYLSFFLKILPEQVPKLADYVREMGCFRKEIQLYTHLIPRLQDVTIGTKPFAPRAYLTKDEKLLVFENLKAEGYRMLENNKSLLDFAHLEVALKTVAKLHAASLVLEERTKQPIAKLYSGHLNENVYIDDETYVRKTNLDNAIKALCELIKRIDKYKNSDKLDYILGKFPEVIRRIYDFARPSTEYRNVFNHGDLWNNNLMFKYDEPEKTAPNSDPVPVTAVLVDYQFSRLAPPAYDVMSLIMISTLSSFRNKHLEEWKNIYYDELGSLLAQHLCDSIHPVEDLLPRAEFDESCREYHLAGLIESCMYFHWPPTPDCYEIANGADWFDESRKPEVFVRASLNGFERYEDYRVRISDMIMQIVDGYVLGDE, encoded by the exons ACTTATCCAAAAGGTGCAGCTCCGAGGCATCTCGTTATCAGTTCAGCGGCAGCTTCCGCGCTCGAAGCACGTTCCGTCACCCGTGGTAACCCGTGGTCGCCGCCGTTATCATCCGTCGCCGTTGTTGTTGGTAGGTCAATTGCAACCATGGTGGATCCCGCCGCGCTCGGTCTAACCGAGGACGACGTCGAGCTGATTGTGAAGCGCTATCTCCAGGAGAAACGTGACAAGTATAACGCAAAATTCCGTGTGCTATCGTATCATGTGAAGCGATTGAGCGAAGAACCGATTGGGTATCTTGGGGATCATTACTTCCTGAATGTGGTATTGCGCGAAAAAATGGTGCATTATTCGGCAGAAGAGGAAGAATACGCGGAGGAAGAATATCTCAGtttctttttgaaaattctaCCAGAGCAGGTGCCCAAATTGGCGGACTACGTGCGGGAAATGGGTTGTTTCAGGAAAGAAATTCAACTTTACACCCATCTTATTCCGAGACTTCAGGACGTTACGATAGGGACAAAACCTTTCGCGCCCAGAGCCTATCTCACAAAGGACGAAAAGTTGCTCGTCTTTGAGAACCTTAAGGCCGAAGGTTACCGTATGTTAGAGAACAATAAGAGTTTGTTAGATTTTGCCCACTTGGAAGTGGCCCTCAAAACCGTAGCCAAATTGCATGCTGCTTCCCTGGTGCTGGAAGAACGAACCAAACAGCCCATCGCGAAGCTCTATTCGGGACATTTGAACGAGAACGTCTACATCGATGACGAGACGTACGTCCGCAAAACGAACCTCGACAATGCCATCAAAGCGCTGTGCGAGCTCATAAAGCGCATCGACAAATACAAAAACTCCGACAAGCTGGACTACATCCTCGGAAAGTTTCCGGAGGTGATTAGGAGAATTTACGACTTTGCCCGACCGTCGACAGAGTACCGGAACGTCTTCAACCACGGCGATTTGTGGAACAACAATCTGATGTTCAAGTACGACGAGCCGGAGAAAACCGCACCGAACAGCGATCCAG TGCCCGTGACCGCTGTGCTCGTCGACTATCAGTTCTCTCGTCTCGCGCCGCCGGCGTACGATGTGATGTCGCTTATCATGATATCAACGCTTAGCTCGTTCCGCAACAAACATCTCGAGGAGTGGAAGAACATTTACTACGACGAACTGGGCTCTCTGCTAGCGCAGCATCTGTGCGATTCGATCCATCCCGTGGAGGACCTGCTGCCACGGGCGGAATTCGACGAATCGTGCCGCGAGTACCATCTGGCGGGACTGATCGAAAGTTGTATGTACTTCCATTGGCCGCCGACGCCCGATTGCTACGAGATTGCCAACGGGGCCGACTGGTTCGACGAGTCCCGGAAGCCGGAGGTTTTTGTAAGGGCTAGCTTAAATGGGTTCGAACGGTACGAGGACTACCGAGTTCGGATAAGTGATATGATAATGCAAATTGTTGATGGGTATGTGCTGGGGGATGAATAG